A region from the Salvia splendens isolate huo1 chromosome 15, SspV2, whole genome shotgun sequence genome encodes:
- the LOC121767059 gene encoding uncharacterized protein LOC121767059, giving the protein MVDEKEVEGETLTAGDDGEKGDTPISGNEVEGETPVVSGVGVGETPVESDEGETLVHGGLDGETPIVFTEGETPIVKNSEGETPIVFAEGETPVVKNSEGETPSEVAEGETPMNIEVQEPDGGGLTEIVDLVNVPEDEDTPIKNREARRMARRSLVDEADEPTHPRRLEFRAPGVVVEMEDETPGSGNELKDAEERRLAAERKRKGKHAATIPPKRSRKAPSVERVKEPLTAATKVPYAKEFKGPSPDSEPKEEEDEEQEEELNYKRAEVWITKKLLKEMGEFDNPRRAQTYKERSAPGKLAKSGKQYDPKALREIESDKEFLKYISAIGFEWLMNHSTAEVPTTLAREFFSTFRLKSTTDLDADSITFRLFNEEYEMSIR; this is encoded by the coding sequence ATGGTGGACGAAAAGgaggttgagggggaaacccttacTGCTGGTGATGATGGTGAGAAGGGGGACACCCCTATATCTGGTAATGAGgtcgagggggaaacccctgttgtctCTGGAGTTGGTGTGGGGGAAACCCCAGTTGAATCTgatgagggggaaacccttgttcATGGTGGTCTGGATGGGGAAACCCCGATTGTGTttactgagggggaaacccctattgTTAAAaattctgagggggaaaccccgaTTGTGtttgctgagggggaaacccctgttgttaAAAATTCTGAGGGGGAGACCCCGAGTGAagttgctgagggggaaacccctatgAATATTGAAGTACAGGAGCCCGATGGAGGTGGGCTTACAGAGATCGTGGATCTGGTCAATGTACCAGAAGATGAGGACACACCCATTAAAAATAGGGAGGCCAGACGGATGGCCAGGAGAAGCTTGGTGGATGAGGCGGACGAGCCTACCCACCCGAGGAGATTGGAGTTCCGTGCCCCAGGGGTAGTAGTCGAGATGGAGGATGAAACTCCCGGGTCTGGGAATGAGCTGAAGGACGCAGAAGAAAGACGCTTGGCCGCTGAGCGTAAGCGTAAGGGTAAGCATGCTGCTACCATCCCGCCTAAGAGGTCGAGGAAAGCTCCCTCTGTCGAGCGAGTTAAGGAACCACTTACCGCAGCCACTAAGGTCCCCTACGCTAAGGAGTTTAAAGGACCCAGCCCAGACAGTGAgccaaaagaagaagaagatgaggagcaagaagaggagctcaactACAAGAGGGCCGAGGTTTGGATAACCAAGAAGCTGCTAAAGGAGATGGGCGAGTTTGACAACCCACGGAGGGCACAAACGTACAAGGAACGAAGCGCCCCTGGGAAGCTGGCCAAGTCTGGGAAACAATATGACCCAAAGGCGCTGAGGGAGATTGAGTCGGACAAGGAATTCCTCAAGTACATCAGTGCTATAGGGTTCGAATGGCTAATGAACCATAGCACGGCTGAGGTGCCCACAACTTTAGCCCGGGAGTTCTTTTCCACTTTCCGACTCAAGTCCACAACTGACTTAGACGCCGACTCCATCACGTTCCGGTTATTCAACGAGGAGTATGAGATGAGCATAAGATAG